A region from the Anoplolepis gracilipes chromosome 2, ASM4749672v1, whole genome shotgun sequence genome encodes:
- the LOC140663044 gene encoding uncharacterized protein isoform X2: MRVVALISGGKDSCFNMMQCIAAGHEIVALANLYPVEKDELDSFMFQTVGHQGIKYIAQAVGLPIYRYPTFGKANVREKYYYPTESDEVEDLFKLLNTVKERENIEAVSSGAIFSDYQRIRVENVCSRLNLISLSYLWRRDQEELLNEMIQSSINAVIIKVAALGLETKHLGKSISEMQSHLVKIKEKYGVNMCGEGGEYETFTLDCPLFAKSIVIDDYESIVNSRDDVAPVGYLRFTKIHLQDKDNGELEKLSLSERLKTVLIKSPQDYIAEIIGPELHDGCNLSEDETEEHACESNNLKPSNSGQFHPPSPMEILYEEEDYPDAPMVNRNQTGWFWFGGIVGKHPDVTPAVEEALEKLSTLIQNENLRTSDIVAVTLYIKDMSNYKAINEAYVSWLGKKSPPVRVCVECPLNVHVALDATAYKESQDCGDKWACKRHTMHVQSISHWAPANIGPYSQAARVGDVILVAGQIPLVPGNMNLLDMNIKRQCRLTLRHIDRIVKAMDAKLRDIVQGICFLTHSSYIADARKEWERRTRNAIVDYVVVPNLPRGAQVEWCVWAHRDNNRFEYEETGKCVANFRIAIRRRWNYENNVSAIVCYMSTGSSNSTGNLTTEASLPSMELNANELSEAFEYLLCKLRKGSQTANPTCNLRIFYKVGSFPGPNFLHNVLSKFSTQNLVITIIPAIHLHNFSTLLSICGIRHE; encoded by the exons atgagggTTGTTGCATTAATTAGCGGTGGCAAAGATTCTTGCTTCAATATGATGCAATGTATAGCAGCTGGTCATGAGATTGTGGCTCTGGCTAATTTATATCCTGTTGAAAAAg ATGAGCTCGATTCGTTCATGTTCCAAACAGTAGGACATCAAGGTATCAAGTATATTGCTCAGGCTGTAGGCTTGCCCATATATCGTTATCCAACATTTGGTAAAGCCAATGTtcgagagaaatattattatcctaCAGAAAGTGATGAAGTCGAGGatctttttaaacttttaaacaCAGTAAAG gaACGTGAAAATATAGAAGCTGTGTCAAGTGGTGCTATTTTTAGTGATTATCAACGAATTCGTGTagaaaatgt ATGCAGTCgtttaaatcttatttctttatcataCTTATGGAGGCGGGACCAGGAGGAACTGTTGAATGAAATGATACAGAGTTCTATTAATGCAGTGATAATCAAAGTCGCAGCTCTTGGTCTTGAAACTAAACATTTGGGCAAATCTATATCTGAAATGCAATCTCATCTTGTTAAGATA aaagaaaaatatggaGTGAACATGTGTGGAGAAGGAGGAGAATATGAAACATTTACTTTAGATTGCCCTTTGTTTGCCAAAAGTATCGTAAT TGACGATTATGAGAGTATTGTAAATTCGAGAGATGACGTGGCGCCTGTAGGATATCTTAGATTTACAAAAATCCATTTACAAGACAAAGAT AATGGAGAACTGGAGAAATTAAGTCTATCGGAAAGACTAAAAACTGTTTTGATAAAATCACCACAAGATTACATTGCTGAAATCATTGGACCGGAGCTGCATGATGGCTGTAATTTATCAGAGGACGAAACTGAGGAACACGCTTGTGaaagcaataatttaaaaccatCGAATTCAG GTCAATTTCATCCTCCAAGTCCAATGGAAATTTTGTATGAAGAGGAAGATTATCCAGACGCGCCGATGGTTAATAGAAATCAAACAGGGTGGTTTTGGTTCGGTGGCATTGTAGGAAAACATCCAGACGTCACACCTGCTGTGGAAGAGGCATTGGAGAAATTAAGCA CTCTGATTCAAAACGAAAATCTACGCACATCCGACATCGTCGCAGTAACATTGTACATAAAAGATATGTCGAATTACAAGGCTATAAACGAAGCATATGTTTCTTGGTTGGGTAAGAAAAGTCCGCCAGTTCGTGTATGCGTAGAATGTCCTTTGAATGTACATGTCGCGCTTGACGCGACAGCGTATAAGGAAAGTCAAGATTGTGGAGATAAATGGGCCTGTAAACGACATACGATGCACGTTCAAAGCATAAGTCATTGGGCTCCTGCCAATATTGGTCCTTATTCTCAAGCTGCCCgt GTGGGTGATGTTATTTTAGTCGCTGGACAAATACCTTTGGTACCTGGTAATATGAATCTTCTAGATATGAACATTAAACGACAGTGCCGTTTAACATTAAGGCACATTGATCGCATCGTTAAGGCTATGGATGCTAAACTTCGAGACATAGTACAAGGTATCTGTTTCCTGACTCATTCTAGTTACATAGCGGACGCGAGAAAGGAATGGGAAAGGAGAACGAGAAATGCCATTGTAGATTATGTCGTTGTACCGAATTTGCCACGTGGTGCTCAAGTCGAGTGGTGCGTTTGGGCTCATAGGGATAATAACCGATTTGAAT ATGAAGAAACAGGAAAATGTGTGGCTAATTTTAGGATAGCCATCAGACGTAGGTGGAATTACGAAAATAATGTTTCAGCAATTGTATGCTACATGTCTACTG GTTCGTCTAATTCTACTGGTAATTTGACTACGGAGGCAAGTTTGCCATCCATGGAGCTAAACGCAAATGAACTGTCAGAGGCTTTTGAGTATCTGTTGTGTAAACTCAGGAAAGGCTCTCAAACCGCAAATCCAACGTGTAATTtgcgaatattttataaagtcgGCAGCTTTCCGGGCCCGAATTTTCTTCACAATGTCCTATCCAAGTTTTCTACACAGAATTTAGTGATCACCATTATACCGGCTATTCACTTACATAACTTCAGTACTTTGTTATCTATATGTGGTATTAGGCACGAGTAA
- the LOC140663044 gene encoding uncharacterized protein isoform X1: MRVVALISGGKDSCFNMMQCIAAGHEIVALANLYPVEKDVTHRYNTMLPDELDSFMFQTVGHQGIKYIAQAVGLPIYRYPTFGKANVREKYYYPTESDEVEDLFKLLNTVKERENIEAVSSGAIFSDYQRIRVENVCSRLNLISLSYLWRRDQEELLNEMIQSSINAVIIKVAALGLETKHLGKSISEMQSHLVKIKEKYGVNMCGEGGEYETFTLDCPLFAKSIVIDDYESIVNSRDDVAPVGYLRFTKIHLQDKDNGELEKLSLSERLKTVLIKSPQDYIAEIIGPELHDGCNLSEDETEEHACESNNLKPSNSGQFHPPSPMEILYEEEDYPDAPMVNRNQTGWFWFGGIVGKHPDVTPAVEEALEKLSTLIQNENLRTSDIVAVTLYIKDMSNYKAINEAYVSWLGKKSPPVRVCVECPLNVHVALDATAYKESQDCGDKWACKRHTMHVQSISHWAPANIGPYSQAARVGDVILVAGQIPLVPGNMNLLDMNIKRQCRLTLRHIDRIVKAMDAKLRDIVQGICFLTHSSYIADARKEWERRTRNAIVDYVVVPNLPRGAQVEWCVWAHRDNNRFEYEETGKCVANFRIAIRRRWNYENNVSAIVCYMSTGSSNSTGNLTTEASLPSMELNANELSEAFEYLLCKLRKGSQTANPTCNLRIFYKVGSFPGPNFLHNVLSKFSTQNLVITIIPAIHLHNFSTLLSICGIRHE, translated from the exons atgagggTTGTTGCATTAATTAGCGGTGGCAAAGATTCTTGCTTCAATATGATGCAATGTATAGCAGCTGGTCATGAGATTGTGGCTCTGGCTAATTTATATCCTGTTGAAAAAg ATGTAACACATAGGTATAACACAATGCTTCCAGATGAGCTCGATTCGTTCATGTTCCAAACAGTAGGACATCAAGGTATCAAGTATATTGCTCAGGCTGTAGGCTTGCCCATATATCGTTATCCAACATTTGGTAAAGCCAATGTtcgagagaaatattattatcctaCAGAAAGTGATGAAGTCGAGGatctttttaaacttttaaacaCAGTAAAG gaACGTGAAAATATAGAAGCTGTGTCAAGTGGTGCTATTTTTAGTGATTATCAACGAATTCGTGTagaaaatgt ATGCAGTCgtttaaatcttatttctttatcataCTTATGGAGGCGGGACCAGGAGGAACTGTTGAATGAAATGATACAGAGTTCTATTAATGCAGTGATAATCAAAGTCGCAGCTCTTGGTCTTGAAACTAAACATTTGGGCAAATCTATATCTGAAATGCAATCTCATCTTGTTAAGATA aaagaaaaatatggaGTGAACATGTGTGGAGAAGGAGGAGAATATGAAACATTTACTTTAGATTGCCCTTTGTTTGCCAAAAGTATCGTAAT TGACGATTATGAGAGTATTGTAAATTCGAGAGATGACGTGGCGCCTGTAGGATATCTTAGATTTACAAAAATCCATTTACAAGACAAAGAT AATGGAGAACTGGAGAAATTAAGTCTATCGGAAAGACTAAAAACTGTTTTGATAAAATCACCACAAGATTACATTGCTGAAATCATTGGACCGGAGCTGCATGATGGCTGTAATTTATCAGAGGACGAAACTGAGGAACACGCTTGTGaaagcaataatttaaaaccatCGAATTCAG GTCAATTTCATCCTCCAAGTCCAATGGAAATTTTGTATGAAGAGGAAGATTATCCAGACGCGCCGATGGTTAATAGAAATCAAACAGGGTGGTTTTGGTTCGGTGGCATTGTAGGAAAACATCCAGACGTCACACCTGCTGTGGAAGAGGCATTGGAGAAATTAAGCA CTCTGATTCAAAACGAAAATCTACGCACATCCGACATCGTCGCAGTAACATTGTACATAAAAGATATGTCGAATTACAAGGCTATAAACGAAGCATATGTTTCTTGGTTGGGTAAGAAAAGTCCGCCAGTTCGTGTATGCGTAGAATGTCCTTTGAATGTACATGTCGCGCTTGACGCGACAGCGTATAAGGAAAGTCAAGATTGTGGAGATAAATGGGCCTGTAAACGACATACGATGCACGTTCAAAGCATAAGTCATTGGGCTCCTGCCAATATTGGTCCTTATTCTCAAGCTGCCCgt GTGGGTGATGTTATTTTAGTCGCTGGACAAATACCTTTGGTACCTGGTAATATGAATCTTCTAGATATGAACATTAAACGACAGTGCCGTTTAACATTAAGGCACATTGATCGCATCGTTAAGGCTATGGATGCTAAACTTCGAGACATAGTACAAGGTATCTGTTTCCTGACTCATTCTAGTTACATAGCGGACGCGAGAAAGGAATGGGAAAGGAGAACGAGAAATGCCATTGTAGATTATGTCGTTGTACCGAATTTGCCACGTGGTGCTCAAGTCGAGTGGTGCGTTTGGGCTCATAGGGATAATAACCGATTTGAAT ATGAAGAAACAGGAAAATGTGTGGCTAATTTTAGGATAGCCATCAGACGTAGGTGGAATTACGAAAATAATGTTTCAGCAATTGTATGCTACATGTCTACTG GTTCGTCTAATTCTACTGGTAATTTGACTACGGAGGCAAGTTTGCCATCCATGGAGCTAAACGCAAATGAACTGTCAGAGGCTTTTGAGTATCTGTTGTGTAAACTCAGGAAAGGCTCTCAAACCGCAAATCCAACGTGTAATTtgcgaatattttataaagtcgGCAGCTTTCCGGGCCCGAATTTTCTTCACAATGTCCTATCCAAGTTTTCTACACAGAATTTAGTGATCACCATTATACCGGCTATTCACTTACATAACTTCAGTACTTTGTTATCTATATGTGGTATTAGGCACGAGTAA
- the Corest gene encoding REST corepressor 1 isoform X1, with protein MVLAERNSENVRNGRRSRGPSPNAQTESSSEEDGVPAEKIRVGRDYQVIVPEFVPVNERRLDQCPDRALLVWSPTTDIPDQKLDEYIILAKEKYGYNGEQALGMLFWHKHNLERAVLDLANFTPFPDEWTVEDKVLFEQAFQFHGKSFHRIRQMLPDKSIASLVKYYYGWKKTRSRTSLMDRQARKLTSGCKEGENGSENGSELGSNTDSESEEKKWTIHRGIRRGKNQAVPGSQGTDAKAPSDSENAPQVQGSCSNCGVACHSVRATPKGHACHSCYLHWRRTGVARPLTSMPGRTNKRKPPRGLVVNHDDLAALAGQPNQANNSLQAIDTEIVSLKRQIQANKQQVSALKRKTADGIDHLRPPEVSSRINARWTNDELLLAVQGIRKYGKDFAAIAEVIGTKTEAHLRSFFVNYKRRYRLDEVLKEFEAENGPIVIEDEKEEKMDVDPSNDTAESSQKGKTSTGPGQVTK; from the exons ATGGTCTTGGCAGAGAGAAACTCGGAAAATGTACGGAACGGTCGCAGATCGCGAGGCCCCAGCCCCAACGCACAGACGGAATCCTCCAGCGAGGAGGATGGAG TTCCAGCAGAGAAAATAAGAGTTGGACGAGATTATCAAGTGATTGTTCCTGAATTTGTTCCTGTTAATg aacgTCGATTGGATCAATGTCCTGATAGAGCATTATTAGTTTGGTCACCAACTACAGATATACCAGATCAAAAAC ttgatgaatacattatattagcTAAAGAGAAATATGGTTATAATGGAGAACAGGCATTGGGAATGTTGTTTTGGCACAAGCATAATTTGGAACGTGCAGTCCTGGATTTAGCAAATTTCACACCATTTCCCGATGAGTGGACAGTCGaagataaagtattatttgagCAAGCGTTCCAATTTCATGGCAAGAGTTTTCATCGCATTCGACAAatg CTACCTGACAAATCTATCGCAAGTCTCGTCAAATACTACTATGGTTGGAAAAAAACACGAAGTAGGACATCATTGATGGACAGACAAGCACGCAAATTGACGAGCGGTTGCAAGGAAGGCGAGAATGGCAGCGAAAACGGAAGCGAGCTTGGTTCCAACACAGATAGCGAGTCTGAAGAAAAA AAATGGACGATCCACCGCGGAATACGTCGTGGAAAGAACCAAGCTGTGCCAGGAAGCCAAGGCACTGACGCTAAGGCCCCATCCGACTCGGAAAACGCCCCTCAGGTTCAG GGCTCGTGTAGCAACTGTGGCGTTGCATGCCATAGTGTTCGTGCGACGCCCAAAGGACACGCGTGTCATAGCTGCTATCTACATTGGAG GCGCACCGGTGTAGCGAGACCGTTAACTTCCATGCCGGGTCGTACGAATAAAAGAAAGCCACCTCGGGGTTTGGTTGTGAATCACGATGATTTGGCGGCTTTGGCTGGTCAACCAAACCAGGCCAACAACAGTTTGCAAGCGATCGACACTGAAATCGTTAGCCTAAAGCGTCAA ATACAAGCCAACAAACAACAAGTAAGCGCTTTGAAGCGAAAGACTGCCGATGGTATCGATCATCTACGACCACCGGAGGTATCAAGCCGTATAAATGCTCGTTGGACAAATGATGAATTGTTATTAGCCGTTCAAGGTATCAGAAAATACGGAAAGGATTTCGCCGCGATCGCTGAAGTTATCGGAACCAAAACCGAGGCACACTTACgatcattttttgttaattataaacggAGATATCGTTTGGATGAGGTTCTAAAAGAATTCGAGGCTGAAAACGGCCCTATAGTGATTGAGGatgaaaaagaggaaaaa ATGGATGTTGACCCATCAAATGATACTGCAGAATCATCTCAAAAGGGAAAAACTTCTACTGGGCCTGGACAAGTTACTAAATAA
- the Corest gene encoding REST corepressor 3 isoform X2 has protein sequence MVLAERNSENVRNGRRSRGPSPNAQTESSSEEDGVPAEKIRVGRDYQVIVPEFVPVNERRLDQCPDRALLVWSPTTDIPDQKLDEYIILAKEKYGYNGEQALGMLFWHKHNLERAVLDLANFTPFPDEWTVEDKVLFEQAFQFHGKSFHRIRQMLPDKSIASLVKYYYGWKKTRSRTSLMDRQARKLTSGCKEGENGSENGSELGSNTDSESEEKGSCSNCGVACHSVRATPKGHACHSCYLHWRRTGVARPLTSMPGRTNKRKPPRGLVVNHDDLAALAGQPNQANNSLQAIDTEIVSLKRQIQANKQQVSALKRKTADGIDHLRPPEVSSRINARWTNDELLLAVQGIRKYGKDFAAIAEVIGTKTEAHLRSFFVNYKRRYRLDEVLKEFEAENGPIVIEDEKEEKMDVDPSNDTAESSQKGKTSTGPGQVTK, from the exons ATGGTCTTGGCAGAGAGAAACTCGGAAAATGTACGGAACGGTCGCAGATCGCGAGGCCCCAGCCCCAACGCACAGACGGAATCCTCCAGCGAGGAGGATGGAG TTCCAGCAGAGAAAATAAGAGTTGGACGAGATTATCAAGTGATTGTTCCTGAATTTGTTCCTGTTAATg aacgTCGATTGGATCAATGTCCTGATAGAGCATTATTAGTTTGGTCACCAACTACAGATATACCAGATCAAAAAC ttgatgaatacattatattagcTAAAGAGAAATATGGTTATAATGGAGAACAGGCATTGGGAATGTTGTTTTGGCACAAGCATAATTTGGAACGTGCAGTCCTGGATTTAGCAAATTTCACACCATTTCCCGATGAGTGGACAGTCGaagataaagtattatttgagCAAGCGTTCCAATTTCATGGCAAGAGTTTTCATCGCATTCGACAAatg CTACCTGACAAATCTATCGCAAGTCTCGTCAAATACTACTATGGTTGGAAAAAAACACGAAGTAGGACATCATTGATGGACAGACAAGCACGCAAATTGACGAGCGGTTGCAAGGAAGGCGAGAATGGCAGCGAAAACGGAAGCGAGCTTGGTTCCAACACAGATAGCGAGTCTGAAGAAAAA GGCTCGTGTAGCAACTGTGGCGTTGCATGCCATAGTGTTCGTGCGACGCCCAAAGGACACGCGTGTCATAGCTGCTATCTACATTGGAG GCGCACCGGTGTAGCGAGACCGTTAACTTCCATGCCGGGTCGTACGAATAAAAGAAAGCCACCTCGGGGTTTGGTTGTGAATCACGATGATTTGGCGGCTTTGGCTGGTCAACCAAACCAGGCCAACAACAGTTTGCAAGCGATCGACACTGAAATCGTTAGCCTAAAGCGTCAA ATACAAGCCAACAAACAACAAGTAAGCGCTTTGAAGCGAAAGACTGCCGATGGTATCGATCATCTACGACCACCGGAGGTATCAAGCCGTATAAATGCTCGTTGGACAAATGATGAATTGTTATTAGCCGTTCAAGGTATCAGAAAATACGGAAAGGATTTCGCCGCGATCGCTGAAGTTATCGGAACCAAAACCGAGGCACACTTACgatcattttttgttaattataaacggAGATATCGTTTGGATGAGGTTCTAAAAGAATTCGAGGCTGAAAACGGCCCTATAGTGATTGAGGatgaaaaagaggaaaaa ATGGATGTTGACCCATCAAATGATACTGCAGAATCATCTCAAAAGGGAAAAACTTCTACTGGGCCTGGACAAGTTACTAAATAA